One Candidatus Saccharibacteria bacterium RAAC3_TM7_1 genomic region harbors:
- a CDS encoding hypothetical protein (RAAC3_TM7_1_473) gives MEPKLSSPESSPQYQPPSPEQYIDSEPSIEVPQRAPESAPERGGEQLSAVPSPAQPTPDPSLIALPTPVALQGQADDAATSDDLPQAAADDDLIEKEWVDKAKKIISETRDDPHKQEREVGKLQADYLRKRYGKELGAS, from the coding sequence ATGGAACCAAAGCTATCTTCACCGGAATCCAGTCCACAGTATCAGCCTCCGTCACCAGAGCAATATATTGATTCAGAGCCCTCTATTGAGGTACCACAGCGTGCACCAGAGTCGGCTCCCGAACGTGGTGGTGAGCAGCTTTCAGCGGTACCATCTCCCGCTCAACCCACTCCGGATCCTTCACTGATTGCTCTACCGACACCGGTGGCTCTGCAGGGTCAAGCGGACGATGCTGCTACTTCAGATGATCTGCCCCAGGCGGCAGCGGATGACGATCTAATCGAAAAAGAGTGGGTCGACAAAGCAAAAAAGATTATTTCAGAAACTCGTGATGACCCACATAAACAAGAGCGTGAGGTGGGTAAACTGCAGGCGGATTACTTACGGAAGCGGTATGGTAAAGAGCTAGGTGCCTCGTAG
- a CDS encoding translation initiation factor IF-3 (RAAC3_TM7_1_469) has product MKEQQKNRVKSKQSELKQMRFGLKIGSGDLDIKLRKIRAFLAEGHKVRIQIFYRGREMAHKELGYDMINRIIALLEDDATVEQQPQMAGRNLSITVRSK; this is encoded by the coding sequence ATGAAGGAACAACAGAAGAACCGCGTTAAAAGTAAGCAAAGTGAGCTGAAACAGATGCGGTTCGGTCTCAAGATCGGTAGCGGAGACCTTGACATCAAATTGCGAAAGATCCGTGCCTTCCTCGCTGAAGGCCATAAGGTTCGCATTCAGATCTTCTATCGTGGTCGCGAAATGGCACATAAGGAGCTCGGTTACGATATGATTAATCGTATTATTGCGCTCCTGGAAGATGACGCCACCGTCGAACAGCAGCCGCAAATGGCTGGTCGCAACCTGAGTATTACAGTAAGGAGTAAATAA
- a CDS encoding hypothetical protein (RAAC3_TM7_1_475) — translation MSERLANTPEHSHDNPELKRVGEERRAELARERLERSREATSQRDMEQLREAAEKAAEVHTNRKKEKEASPAERRKDAPLQRNSAAQKAAYARTMRETRAHMSVPGRAFSNVIHNKIIEKTSDAVGSTVARPNAMLSGAVSAFIVTLVIYLIARYYGYPLSGFESIGSFIVGWLLGLLFDYFRVMITGKKP, via the coding sequence ATGAGCGAACGACTAGCTAATACCCCAGAACACTCCCACGACAACCCAGAGCTGAAGCGAGTTGGCGAGGAACGACGCGCCGAACTAGCGCGCGAGCGACTCGAGCGTAGTCGTGAAGCCACCTCTCAGCGTGACATGGAGCAACTGAGAGAAGCAGCTGAGAAAGCTGCTGAAGTCCATACCAACCGCAAAAAAGAGAAGGAGGCCTCACCTGCTGAACGACGCAAAGACGCACCATTGCAGCGTAATTCAGCGGCGCAAAAAGCCGCCTACGCGAGAACCATGCGCGAAACACGTGCCCATATGTCGGTACCGGGCCGTGCATTCTCGAACGTCATCCACAACAAGATAATTGAAAAGACGAGCGATGCAGTTGGCTCCACGGTCGCCCGACCTAATGCCATGCTGTCTGGGGCTGTCAGCGCCTTCATAGTAACCCTAGTAATCTACCTTATTGCACGATACTACGGTTACCCGCTCTCTGGCTTTGAAAGTATTGGCTCGTTTATTGTCGGCTGGCTATTAGGTCTACTCTTCGATTATTTCCGTGTTATGATTACCGGTAAAAAGCCGTAG
- a CDS encoding hypothetical protein (RAAC3_TM7_1_474) — MLGVFIGIFGLVLAVATAGLLVFFQYRKTLREAKNYERGLKMVPMLIHLPPTSEDLETGGRDERDVTEEILSQAQVMYNIIASTATKGFKSKVYGQRHLSFEIVARAGLVHYYTVVPVVLVDVVRQAVAAAYPSARLEEVEEHTIFSEVGKLSGTIGGEFTLKKDYVYPIATYQESKRDASRALLNALSAAGREDGIGVQILLRPAREGWIKQSVAAAEKITKDKGKKTTITGFGAVKDIMEALWKPPEASEGKEKPEDKQLTSLERAQVETIEEKTRYPGYETLIRVVVSSNTAAQSQTLLKNVISAFSLFDSPSNNGFKFTISRNIEELVTSYIFRFFPQFVRSNILNSVELATIFHLPDQKNIPTSQVQRQMSKQVDGPTQVMDEGFLLGYNEFRGSKKPIRLSTNDRRRHTYIIGQTGTGKSVLLENLAFQDMMDGKGFAFVDPHGDSVEALLGKVPKERVEDVIYFNPGDMTNPIGLNMFEFDHEDQKDFLVQEAINMLYGLYDPGHTGIVGPRLEHIFRNCALLLMSDPNGGTFIDIPKLLIDQDFMKSKLKYVKDQSVLDFWTKEFPASQRSNEAGEVISWVVSKFGPFISNDAMRNIIGQRRSGFNLREIMDNKKILLVNLSKGRMGELNSKLLGIIFVMKFQAAAMGRADTPESQRVDFSLYVDEFQNFATESFESILSEARKYRLNLILGNQFMTQLTDKVREAIIGNVGTVIAGRIGITDAEILVKKFSPTFDTEDLTKMPNYQSITSVMINNVPSAPFSMSFVPPMGHFNAQLSDALKRLSAAKHGKPRAVVEKDIFDRLGAAEKARKDRLEEMRRTQQDAAAGVKAPGSSFLDEWLAKRQQLASTKPASGITRQDESPAVGSFKPPQSAVPAAASAQIDAPITAPEPTRPASADKKTVSSAADHLRIRGDNKNSEEEVTFKLR; from the coding sequence GTGTTAGGAGTATTCATCGGAATCTTTGGCCTTGTACTGGCGGTAGCGACCGCCGGGCTGCTCGTTTTCTTTCAGTATCGTAAGACATTACGTGAAGCCAAAAATTATGAACGTGGCCTCAAAATGGTACCAATGCTGATCCATCTGCCGCCGACTAGTGAAGACCTGGAGACTGGCGGTCGTGATGAGCGTGACGTAACCGAAGAGATCCTCTCTCAGGCACAGGTCATGTACAATATTATCGCCAGTACAGCCACGAAAGGCTTTAAGAGCAAGGTATACGGACAGAGACACTTGTCATTTGAAATCGTTGCTCGCGCTGGTTTAGTACACTACTATACCGTTGTACCGGTCGTACTGGTTGATGTGGTGCGACAAGCAGTTGCGGCAGCATATCCATCGGCTCGGTTGGAAGAAGTTGAGGAGCATACGATATTCAGTGAAGTCGGTAAGCTGAGCGGTACAATAGGCGGCGAATTCACCTTAAAGAAGGACTATGTCTACCCGATCGCAACCTACCAGGAGTCAAAGCGGGATGCCTCGCGGGCACTGCTGAACGCATTATCGGCTGCCGGACGAGAGGACGGTATTGGTGTACAGATCTTACTTCGTCCCGCTAGAGAAGGCTGGATAAAGCAATCGGTTGCCGCTGCTGAGAAAATCACCAAAGACAAAGGGAAGAAAACGACAATCACAGGATTCGGTGCGGTAAAGGATATTATGGAAGCGCTATGGAAGCCACCGGAGGCTTCGGAGGGCAAGGAGAAGCCTGAAGATAAGCAACTGACTTCACTCGAGAGGGCTCAGGTAGAAACGATTGAGGAAAAAACGCGCTACCCAGGGTACGAGACCCTGATACGCGTGGTTGTGTCTTCCAATACGGCAGCGCAGTCACAAACACTGCTTAAGAATGTCATTTCAGCGTTCTCGCTGTTTGACTCACCCAGTAATAATGGATTTAAATTTACTATCTCGCGTAATATTGAGGAATTAGTTACCTCTTATATTTTTCGCTTTTTCCCTCAGTTTGTCCGTTCTAATATTCTCAACAGTGTAGAACTTGCAACAATATTCCATCTGCCAGATCAGAAAAATATCCCTACATCCCAGGTGCAGCGACAAATGAGCAAGCAGGTTGATGGGCCGACTCAGGTCATGGATGAAGGCTTTCTACTTGGCTACAACGAGTTTCGTGGCAGCAAGAAGCCGATTCGTCTCAGCACGAATGATCGCCGGCGCCACACCTATATTATTGGGCAGACAGGTACTGGTAAGTCGGTACTCCTAGAAAACTTAGCATTTCAGGACATGATGGACGGCAAGGGGTTTGCCTTCGTTGATCCACATGGCGATTCTGTCGAAGCGCTGCTTGGCAAGGTGCCGAAAGAGCGAGTCGAAGACGTTATTTACTTTAACCCTGGCGACATGACGAATCCAATCGGTTTGAATATGTTTGAATTTGACCATGAAGACCAAAAAGACTTCTTGGTTCAAGAAGCGATCAATATGCTGTACGGTCTCTATGACCCCGGACACACAGGCATTGTGGGACCAAGACTAGAGCATATCTTCCGCAACTGTGCTTTACTTTTGATGAGCGACCCAAATGGCGGTACCTTCATCGATATTCCAAAATTACTGATTGATCAAGACTTCATGAAGAGCAAACTGAAGTACGTCAAGGATCAAAGCGTGCTTGATTTCTGGACCAAAGAGTTCCCGGCGTCGCAACGGTCCAACGAAGCAGGCGAAGTCATCAGCTGGGTGGTCTCAAAATTCGGTCCCTTTATATCGAACGATGCCATGCGTAATATTATCGGTCAGCGTCGGAGTGGCTTTAATCTACGCGAGATCATGGATAACAAGAAGATCTTGCTGGTCAATCTGTCAAAGGGTCGTATGGGTGAACTTAACTCAAAGTTGCTCGGTATTATCTTTGTGATGAAATTCCAAGCAGCAGCAATGGGAAGAGCCGACACGCCAGAGAGCCAGCGAGTTGACTTTTCGCTCTATGTCGACGAGTTCCAGAACTTTGCCACAGAAAGCTTTGAGTCTATCTTGTCCGAAGCTCGTAAATATCGCCTTAATCTAATTCTCGGTAATCAATTTATGACACAACTGACTGATAAAGTACGAGAAGCCATCATTGGTAACGTAGGAACAGTTATCGCGGGCCGTATTGGTATTACTGATGCCGAGATTCTCGTAAAGAAATTTTCGCCGACGTTTGACACTGAAGACCTCACCAAAATGCCGAACTATCAGTCGATTACCAGCGTAATGATCAATAACGTTCCCTCGGCACCATTTAGTATGTCATTTGTGCCACCGATGGGGCACTTTAATGCGCAACTCAGCGATGCATTAAAGCGTCTGTCAGCAGCGAAGCATGGTAAACCGAGGGCAGTAGTCGAAAAAGATATCTTTGACCGTCTGGGAGCGGCAGAAAAGGCTAGGAAAGATCGTTTGGAGGAGATGCGCCGTACGCAGCAGGACGCCGCTGCTGGGGTGAAGGCTCCGGGCTCATCGTTCCTTGACGAGTGGCTAGCAAAACGCCAACAGCTTGCGAGCACAAAGCCTGCTAGTGGTATTACCCGCCAGGACGAAAGTCCAGCTGTAGGGAGCTTCAAGCCTCCTCAATCAGCTGTGCCTGCTGCAGCTTCTGCCCAAATAGATGCACCGATTACGGCACCGGAGCCTACTCGACCTGCGTCAGCTGATAAGAAAACGGTATCGAGCGCTGCCGACCATCTTCGCATTAGGGGTGACAATAAGAATAGCGAAGAAGAGGTTACTTTCAAGCTGCGATAG
- a CDS encoding hypothetical protein (RAAC3_TM7_1_471) has product MYVVYLTYNIYIKIIDQRVSLCYCKGKLFTKTKKAKNTFTIKSAPTESR; this is encoded by the coding sequence ATGTACGTTGTATATTTAACCTACAATATATACATCAAAATTATTGACCAACGAGTTAGCCTATGCTACTGTAAGGGTAAGCTTTTCACAAAAACAAAAAAAGCCAAAAACACCTTTACAATTAAATCTGCTCCGACGGAAAGTCGATAA
- a CDS encoding Ribonuclease H (RAAC3_TM7_1_466), which translates to MKQLISVRAIIRDGGKTLLLRRANGRQTILGNYELPGGKLGYGEQPEDALGRYIKNDLGLHLQTVQLADVLTYIDHDDRDIQYTFILYLASVVNPDTITLSESYDRYQWKRIREVEQGSLTESAKLLLGIAEQQVTGVKEGELVEKPITEKLPDDGSHVIIYSDGGSRGNPGPSASGFVIMNAHEEVIHQGGMYLGVTTNNQAEYHGVRLGLEKAGELGAKTVDFRMDSLLVVNQLNGVYKIKNRDLWPISERIRELASGFEKVTFSHVRREFNQLADGMVNKILDAQDTNRRK; encoded by the coding sequence GTGAAGCAGCTTATCTCGGTGCGGGCAATTATCCGCGACGGTGGAAAAACCCTCCTACTTCGGCGGGCAAACGGCCGCCAGACTATATTGGGTAACTATGAATTACCCGGCGGAAAGCTTGGCTACGGAGAGCAGCCCGAAGATGCACTGGGACGGTATATCAAGAATGACCTAGGACTCCATCTTCAAACGGTTCAGCTAGCGGACGTGTTGACGTATATCGATCATGACGATCGAGACATTCAGTATACGTTCATTCTCTACCTTGCCAGTGTGGTAAACCCCGACACTATTACATTAAGTGAGAGCTATGATCGGTATCAATGGAAGAGGATAAGAGAAGTCGAGCAGGGAAGCCTTACTGAATCGGCAAAGTTATTGCTGGGTATCGCAGAACAGCAAGTTACTGGGGTGAAAGAGGGCGAACTGGTTGAAAAACCTATCACTGAAAAGTTACCCGACGACGGTAGTCATGTTATTATCTATTCCGATGGTGGGTCGCGAGGCAATCCGGGTCCTTCCGCTTCGGGTTTTGTGATTATGAATGCCCATGAAGAAGTGATTCACCAGGGTGGTATGTACTTGGGTGTCACCACTAACAACCAGGCTGAATATCATGGTGTACGCTTAGGCCTTGAGAAGGCAGGTGAGCTTGGAGCGAAGACGGTAGATTTTCGAATGGATAGCCTGCTCGTCGTAAACCAGCTAAATGGCGTCTACAAGATAAAAAACCGCGATCTGTGGCCGATTAGCGAACGGATTCGTGAACTAGCTAGTGGGTTTGAGAAAGTAACCTTTAGTCATGTGCGGCGTGAGTTCAACCAGCTGGCCGATGGGATGGTGAATAAGATATTGGACGCTCAAGACACCAATAGGCGTAAATAA
- a CDS encoding hypothetical protein (RAAC3_TM7_1_472) has product MLGRVIVLSSVAAVILLVIILQTTTPSMIGPVGLLAVFFLLYIAVLGIVTWLLWITSRATAYIGRRIMTRSPPQSLSLSKAYYFSSVIALAPVMMLAMQSIGSLGVYEVILISVFLGVGILYIAKRSL; this is encoded by the coding sequence ATGTTGGGAAGAGTGATTGTCCTCAGTTCGGTAGCGGCGGTGATACTGCTCGTTATTATTCTCCAGACGACGACGCCATCGATGATCGGTCCAGTAGGTTTGCTGGCCGTCTTTTTTTTACTTTACATAGCAGTACTAGGGATAGTGACATGGCTTCTATGGATTACTTCAAGGGCGACGGCATACATAGGTCGGCGTATTATGACGCGTAGTCCGCCGCAATCACTGTCGCTGTCGAAGGCATATTATTTCTCATCAGTAATTGCGCTCGCCCCCGTTATGATGCTCGCGATGCAGTCAATCGGCTCACTCGGTGTGTATGAGGTTATACTCATCAGTGTCTTTCTAGGGGTGGGAATCTTGTATATTGCAAAGCGCAGTTTATAG
- a CDS encoding Mg chelatase, subunit ChlI (RAAC3_TM7_1_470): protein MSGVSKVLSAAPVGFDGSLIEVECDIKNGLPSLQIVGMGNKAIDEAKERVRSAITNSLLDFPTKKLVVNLAPAELPKDGSHYDLPIALAILVSSGQLLATEVSEAIFAGELALDGTLRPIKGVVSIAETAHHHGCHTIYVPAINAEQASLVDDLEVIGVANLKELFLHLKHEQRLPIFTPAVAIPPRSTPVASHLPLLDDIHGQEQAKRAIAIAAAGRHNILLTGSPGAGKTMLAQTLLSLLPPLDRSEQIAVTKLHSLSGDVIDGIVNERPFRSPHHTASRIALIGGGNRPKPGEVSLAHLGVLFLDELPEYPRAVLESLRQPLEDKRVSISRANGHVVYPADFMMVATMNPCPCGYLGDEKRECTCTSNQILAYQQRLSGPLLDRIDLVVSVKRVPNEALLESKPMTSIQHKKTVENIKNATSLQHSRYKSSIVNNSNLSSREVNRQIYLSPSVRTILAQAAERLNVSARSYFKIIKVARTIADLEGSQQIRPEHVAEALQYRLITS, encoded by the coding sequence ATGTCGGGGGTATCAAAAGTATTATCCGCAGCACCCGTCGGGTTTGACGGCTCTTTAATAGAGGTTGAGTGTGATATAAAGAACGGCCTCCCTAGTCTCCAGATCGTCGGTATGGGAAATAAGGCGATCGATGAGGCCAAAGAACGTGTCCGGAGCGCTATCACGAACTCCTTGCTCGATTTTCCAACCAAGAAGCTGGTTGTTAATCTCGCCCCCGCCGAGCTACCCAAGGACGGCAGTCATTACGACTTGCCAATAGCGCTCGCCATCCTCGTCAGCAGCGGTCAGCTACTCGCCACCGAGGTTAGTGAGGCCATATTTGCCGGAGAGCTAGCGCTTGACGGCACTCTCCGTCCTATCAAGGGAGTAGTCTCCATCGCCGAGACAGCACACCACCACGGTTGTCATACGATTTACGTCCCCGCGATCAATGCAGAGCAAGCCAGCCTAGTTGACGATCTAGAGGTCATAGGGGTTGCCAATCTAAAAGAGCTCTTTCTCCACCTCAAGCACGAGCAGCGCTTACCTATTTTTACTCCAGCGGTAGCAATACCTCCTCGTTCTACCCCTGTCGCATCGCACCTCCCACTCCTTGATGATATCCACGGTCAAGAACAAGCCAAACGCGCCATCGCCATTGCGGCGGCGGGTCGTCACAATATCCTTTTGACCGGCTCACCTGGTGCCGGAAAAACAATGCTCGCCCAAACGCTGCTTTCGTTATTACCTCCGCTCGATCGATCCGAACAAATCGCTGTTACAAAACTCCACAGTCTTAGTGGTGATGTCATCGATGGTATTGTAAACGAACGGCCCTTTCGCTCCCCGCACCATACGGCTAGCCGTATCGCTCTTATCGGGGGTGGTAACCGACCAAAGCCGGGTGAAGTTAGCCTCGCTCATCTCGGCGTACTTTTCCTCGACGAACTGCCCGAATACCCGCGCGCCGTCCTCGAGTCATTGCGACAGCCTCTCGAGGACAAACGCGTCTCTATCAGCCGCGCAAACGGTCACGTTGTCTATCCAGCGGATTTCATGATGGTAGCGACAATGAATCCCTGTCCTTGTGGTTATCTAGGTGACGAGAAACGTGAGTGTACCTGCACTTCAAACCAGATCCTTGCCTATCAACAGCGCCTTTCTGGCCCCTTGCTTGATCGTATTGATCTGGTCGTTTCCGTCAAGCGTGTACCGAATGAAGCGTTACTGGAGAGTAAACCGATGACTTCCATACAACATAAAAAGACCGTAGAAAATATAAAAAATGCCACTAGCCTCCAGCATTCTAGGTATAAAAGTAGTATCGTAAACAACAGTAATCTATCCTCTCGGGAGGTTAATCGCCAAATTTATCTCTCACCAAGTGTACGCACCATTCTGGCTCAAGCTGCCGAGCGGCTCAATGTTAGCGCACGTAGCTACTTCAAGATTATTAAAGTAGCCCGAACTATTGCCGATCTTGAGGGCAGCCAACAAATTAGGCCAGAACATGTCGCAGAGGCACTTCAGTACCGACTCATCACCTCTTGA
- a CDS encoding 50S ribosomal protein L20 (RAAC3_TM7_1_467), giving the protein MRVKRSVPARAKHKKILKAAKGMQHNRTRSFRLAKQGVIRALQYAYRDRRNRKRDLRRLWITRINAAARENGTTYGRLIAGLKKAGVELDRKVLAELAVTEPRAFSAIVKSVE; this is encoded by the coding sequence ATGCGAGTAAAACGAAGTGTTCCCGCCCGCGCGAAGCACAAAAAGATACTAAAAGCGGCCAAAGGTATGCAGCACAACCGGACGCGTAGCTTCCGCCTAGCGAAACAAGGTGTTATCCGCGCGTTGCAGTATGCATACCGGGATCGCCGTAACCGCAAACGTGACCTTCGTCGCCTCTGGATCACTCGCATTAACGCCGCTGCCCGCGAAAATGGTACCACCTACGGACGGCTGATTGCCGGTCTCAAGAAAGCAGGTGTTGAACTCGACCGCAAGGTATTAGCTGAACTAGCAGTCACTGAACCACGGGCATTCAGCGCTATCGTTAAGAGCGTAGAATAA
- a CDS encoding hypothetical protein (RAAC3_TM7_1_468), translating to MPKLKTHKGTAKRVKITGSGKITRQRASGGHLLAKKSKSRKRAINSTGAITGRIAKNIKQALGAK from the coding sequence ATGCCAAAGCTTAAAACGCATAAAGGCACCGCTAAGCGAGTGAAGATCACTGGCAGCGGTAAAATTACCCGGCAACGTGCTTCCGGGGGTCACCTATTGGCCAAGAAAAGCAAAAGTCGTAAACGAGCGATCAATTCTACTGGTGCAATCACTGGTCGGATCGCCAAGAATATCAAGCAAGCCCTAGGAGCAAAATAA